The DNA sequence TATTCCGGGAATTATTGCTTTCCACATGTTTGGTGCCGATGCGGGCAACCCAGATACCATGTATACCCGTTTGGTAAACGAAGTATTACCTAAGCCTCTGGTTGGTTTTTTTGTAGCAGTAATGTTTGGCGCCATTCTTAGTACCTTTAATGGGGTGTTAAATAGTTCGACTACCTTATTTGCTCTAAACGTATATAAGCCCTTATTTGGCGAAGGAAAAACAGACCAAGAGTTAGTAGCAAAAGGCCGCATATTTGGCGTATTGATTGCGATTATCGCAGTGTGTATCGCACCGTTCATTATGTTTGCGCCTGAAGGCTTATTTCAATACTTACAAATGGTTGCGGGCTTCTTTAGTGTGCCTATCTTCACCATTGTATTTGTTGGTTACATTTCTAAACGAGTGCCTGCAATTGCCGCTAAAGTGTCTTTGGTTGTGTTTGTGTCATCTTATGCAGCGATGCAACTGGTATTTGAAACGCCATTGCACTTCTTGCATCAACTCGCCATTTTGTTTGTCGTATGTACCCTCTTAATGTTTGTTATTGGCGCACTTAAACCGCGTGAAAGCGACTACGTTATGCCGATTAACCAGAGCATGGATGTGACGCCTTGGGAATTCCGTTTTGAAGCCTCAGCCGTGGTTTTATATATGGTGCTAGGCGCGTTCATCGTATTCTCTGATGTAGGTCTAATGTCTGACGACCCAACAATCATGCAAACCTACGGTTTCTGTGGAGTGATTATGTTGGTGGGTATCTTCTTTAGACATATCAAGCGCAATAAACTCAATAGCGCAGCAGAAGTGAGTTAAGTTTTACTCTGCATGTAAAAAGCCCAAACATTTGTTTGGGCTTTTTTATTTGGGTAAGGGGATGTTAGGCTGAAAATAGTGTTGCGCTACATCGCCTTAAACAAGTGGTTGGCGCTGCGGCTTACCGGATATTCACTGCCATCTACCAGGGCAACCGTTAGCTTACCTAGCATGTTTTTGTTAACGCGTTTTATCGCATTCACCCTTACCAGAGTCGAGCGATGGATCTGCCAAAATTGCCCGGGTTGAATTTGCCCAAGTAGCTCTTTTAATGGTGTGCGAATAACATAATCACCTTGTTGGCTACGTACCGTGGTGTATTTATCTTCGGCGACAAACGCGAGTACACAGTCTATTGCTATCAACTCAACTGATTCACCCTTACTGGCTCGGATCCACTGTAAGTATTGTGGTTTATCGTCTAGGGCTTTCACTAGTAATTCTAGGTCGTAATCTTGGCCAACGGTGGCGTGTGTTTGCTGCTGTTGAATTCGCTGACAAGTGCGCAGTAAGCGTTGCTCATCAATGGGTTTAAGCAGGTAGTCGATGGCTTGCTGTTCAAAGGCTTGAATGGCGTATTCGTCAAAGGCCGTGGTGAATACGATGTGCGGCGGCTGCGCGAGTTGATTAAGTTTTTGCGCGACTTCTATGCCACTCATGCCGGGCATGCGAATATCTAAAAACACCAGCTCGGCGCCAAGTTGTTCCACCGCAACTAAGGCACTGGGTCCATCACCGGCTTTGTCTACGATTTCTAGCTCTGGCCAACATTCGGCTAGCATTTTGTCTAAATGAAAGCGCAGTAGTGGTTCGTCATCAACAATTATTGCTCGCATGGAAACTCCAGTTTCGCCAAGGTGCCACCATTGGCTTGCGCGGTGATATGCAGGCTAGCGTTGTCGGGGTAAAGGCTGGCTAATCGCTTTCTAATGTTCGCTAAAGCCATGCCATTGCCTTGGCTAGGTGCTTGATTAAATCCCATCCCGTTATCAACGATAGCTATTTGCCAGCGCTGGTTTTGCATCGCAATCTGCACGTTGACTTCGCCACCGTCAGTTTTAGGCTCTATGCCATGAAAAACGGCATTTTCTACCAAGGGTTGTAATAACATTGGCGGCAATTGCTGATGATTTAGCTCTGGCTGGGCGATATCAATTTTAAATTGTAAGCGCTCGCCTAAACGAATTTGTTGAATTGACAGATAGGCACTAATACCTGCTACTTCGTCTTCCAAGCGAATACTTTCTTGGCGGCTTTTCTTGAGAGTAACCCTAAGTAGCTCGGTAAACTTATCTAGCAATACTTCTGCTTGTTTAGGGTCTACGGCTATTAGTGCTTTTAAATTAGCTAAAGTATTAAATAAAAAGTGTGGTTCTATTTGGCTTTGCAATAGCTGTAACTGGCTGTAGGTAAGTGCTTGCTCCGCCTTTAGCTTTTCTAATTCGGCTTGCTGTAGTGCAGAGGCCATTTCCAAACTATGTTCACGGCTAAAAAAGTAATAGTAAATGGCGCTACAAAATACTAAACCAATTATTACTACTTTAAGCATTAGCGACCAGTCAAAATCATCGTAATAAGGACTAATCCAATACCAAGTATGGGCGCTACCTATGCTAAGCGTGATGGGGGCGCTAACCACAAAGGTTCCAAAATTACCTAGTTTGGGAAACCACACATTAATAAGCATGCTGGTTACTGTACCTACGGTACCAAAACCGAGTGCGATAATATAATGCATCCAATAGGGGCCGCCCCATATAGCATTAGTGACATAGGCTATAGCAAAGGAAAATAATGCGCATATGACGAGCGAGCGCCATAGCGACTTAAAACATGGTGTGTTCAAAAGTGCCCCTCAAGTTTTACTAAGCCAACGGTGCGTTCTGGTAGTCGTTGATAAACTGCATCGCTAGCCCCTCCAAGATAACGCAGTCGAGCGCCTATCGTCCATCCTTGGCTAAATTCATAATCTAGCCTTGCTGTAGCGATCACGCCGCCATCTTCTGGCGCCAGCATTAAATCAAAGGCTGGTTGCCAATCTTCAATGTCGCGATGCCAGTGAACCATTAGGTTATGCTGCAGCAGGTTTTGGCCATTAAACACCGCGCCTTGTGAAAAACGTAAATCGGCGGCACTACCTCCTTGTTGCAACAAATACTGGCTGATATCGGTAACCGCTTGCCACTGTTGCTGGCTTAAGGCTCGATTATCAAACCAGTATTCAATAATGATATTGTGGCCAGCTAAGCTGGCCCAAGTCATGCCTAATAATGCTTGAAAACCATCTTGGAACTGTTGCTCACTGACAGGGGCTATTTGGCCAATATTGCTATAAGTTAGCTGGCTAACATAGCGTTGGTAATGCTGTTGATAACGGCTTTCGGCATGTACTTCCCAGGCATCGCCAAAGGTGGTTACCCACGAGCCTCCTAGGTTAAGCGCACGTTTGTTATCGTAATAAGCCAGACCTTGCCATTCGCTATCATCGCTTAATTGGTACCAACGCATGCCAATACCGCGCTGCTGTAATCCTTCTGTGTCAGTGGCGATATATGAGTCGCTATAAAACAGAGAATATTCGCTATAACCACTAAATTGGCTAATGCTGACAACTCCCACGCCTTCTTCCACCTGAATCGCTACCGGGTTGCGACGGTAAGGAAGAAACATGTCTAAAGGGCGAAAACCATAACTTACGCCTAAGTCTATGCGTTGTTTTCCTACCAGCAAATCACGTTCGGCTAGCTCGGTTTTCCAGAATAGCTCGGCCACAATCAAGTCATGCTGATTATCTTGCTTTTGTTTGGCTTGGCTTAAAGCAACTAGCTGCCCTTGTACATTGCCATATTGAGGAAACCAGCGCAGAGCTGCATCGCCAAACCATTGGTCTTCACTGTCGAATGCCGGGCTACTTGAAGCGCTAGCAAAACCGCTATCTAGTTCCAAATGCCATTGCTGCTGCCAAGCTGCTTGGCTAAAAGTATTGGTAAACAATAGCAGCCAAATAAAACGAAATTGAGCCAAAAGTTTTCCTAGTTAAATCGTGTCCTTTGAGCATTAGCTTATGAGAGTGGCTAAGGGAACTGATTTGAATGCGATAAACGGTTAGTTAAGTTGATAAAGTGTTTTAAGCAGGGATAAGTGGTAAGGGAATTATTGAGGTTTTATATGGGTTAGTTGGAATGTGAACTGTGAACTGTTTGGGTGAACTAAATAGGTTTTGCCCCGAAATAAGTTAAGGCTTGGTTTGTGATTTTAAATGATTACTCGTTATGTCATGAAAAAACTAATTAATGACAAGCAGTAGAATGTCCGCCTTGTTCAGTATTTCGGCAGTAACTGCTGAGCAGAAAGGTATGTCTTTATGCGGTCATACTCTCTCCGGTGGGTGCTTAAAGTGTTAACGAAGCTAAACATTGTTGGACACACTCAATAGTTATCTGACTTAGCCATCGGTGATAAGGGGTTTCAATAGACTTGTATGAGCTAAGCACCCCTATCGATTTGGTATCGACCCCCTTGATATGACTGATATCGATAAGCTGAAGATCTTCAGTCAATGCGCCTTTCGCCAGTTCGTTAATGACAAGTAGACTCGGAATTTGCCGTGTTGTGTCAATGCTAACATCAATCTTGTCTGTGCGTACCATTACATGAGGTGAGTGACCGCTACCTGAAAGAACCTTGAGAAGCTGATTCTGCTGACGGTTAAAATCAGGCATTTGTGTTAGCACAAATGGATATCGAGTTAATTCATATGCTGAGGGCCTATCGATGGTGAGCAGTGGGTTACTTCTATGGCAGCAAAGTAAAACTTTTGATCTGGCAGCGTTCTTTTGGATGATCTCTTTCGAGATATCGAGTGGATAAAAATTTACCCCAATATCTACAGAGCCTTGTTTAATTTTAGATTCACTATCTGAGGTCCAATTATGAAGAATAATGGTTGCATTCGGTGCCTCTTTATTAAGCCGTTTAAAGAGAATAGACATAAGCGGTCGCGAAAGTGCCGCATTAATATCAATGCTAATGCTGCCGGTATATTGGGCTGGATCAAATACATTCGTACGATTGTATAGTTCATCTAATGTGTTAATTAAAGCTGGCAACTTCGTCAGCATGAGCTCACATTTTTCTGTTGCTATTAAGTGGTTCCCTTCCCTTACAAAGAGTGGATCATTGATCTGTTCTCTGAGTTTTTTTAAAGCTTTACTAACCCCTGATTGCGTAATAAAAAGTCGTTTAGCCGCGCGTTTTGTATTTTTCTCTTCCCCTAAAATTTTCAGCAGCTTTAGAGCATTGAAGTCCATGTTACTCAATTCACTCTTACTCATCTCTTCCCCCACTAGTGCGTTCAATCTGGGAAAGCGTGTCGTAAACATACTGATCGCTGGTATTAGAATACCTATCAATTAGTTGCTTTATTTCGGCTTCTACGGCATCGATTAGCCAATCCAATAAAGGGGTATTTCTAGCTTGTTCAGAAACATAATGAGCAATGGAGTTATGTTGGACGTCATCAAAGCCTTTTAGGTTGAGAAGTGCTAAGCCCTGATCTTGAACGACAGGGTGTACTATCTCTGAAACGGGAGCAATCGCGTCTGTTGCTCTAATCACATCTGCGCATGCGTCCAGCCTATCCGAACGAAACAAAACGTTGGGTAGATAACCTACCCGCTTTAGGTAGCTTTCAGTAATGCTTTCGCTTCCCGTGTAGCCGGCCATTGAGACGAGTACTAAGGGAGAGTTTGCTACGTCTTCAACAGTAATTGCATCCTTTTGAGTCAGTGGATGCCCTTGACGACAGCAGAACTTAAAACTGGGTTGACAAACAATCTTGCTAGAAAGGCCCGGAACTGTTTTAAGTGGATAGAAATTAATACCGAGATTGACTGCGCCGTTTTTGATTTGTTGATCCGTAGTATCACTCCAGTCCTCTAGCATCAATGACGCCTTTGGTGCTTGTGTATGCAGCGCATGGATGAGCATCATTGAGAGCGGATGGCATAACGAAGGGTTGATATGTAAGGATAAGACGCCTTCGTATGAACTTGGATCAAACCTAGAATGGCTTTCAAAAACCTCTTTCACTTGATCCATGATCTTGGGGAGTAAGCCTAAAATAGTCTGGCACTTAGGTGTCGGTTCGAGGCCATGCAAAGTGCGATAAAAGAGTTGATCGTCAAATTGTTCACGCAGTTTCTTTAGCGCCTTACTGACCGCCGGTTGTCCAATCCCTAATCGCTCCGCCGCACGTTTCGTGCTCTGTTCATGCCCAAGTACCTTAAGCACTTTCAAGGTATTGAGGTCAATTTTAAACAGGTCTTCATCTTTCATAAGTTCCATCCAAAATATAAGTCATGAGCATTTGGAATAAATTAAAGTACCATGATTCCATTTGGTATTAAATATGGTTTGGTTATATTTGTCCGCGTCAAGGGGTGAGGGCAACGAATATATCTTTAGTTAACAGATGTTGCTCCTCATTAAGACCAAATCAAACAGCATATGGATGCGCTTCAAAGAAACTAAATAACTATTTTGAAGACAACAATATGAAAACTAATAAAGCAGTAATCGCAGTTAGCCTTGCAGTGGCACTTTCAACTTCTTTCGTTCAAGCAGAAGCCGAACTTCAAGATATGTCGGATCCTTTAGCCATCTATACACAATTTGGTCTTGGTTATACCGACAAAGGGTTGAATCTTAAAGTGGGAGAAAGCTATGACACAGGCAACCCAGACACCATGGCTATGAATGTTCTAGAGGTGAAGGGCTTTGCAGGCGACATGCTAGGTTGGAGTAACCGTGATACAGACGACAGCATTGACTCCATCCGTTACCGTAACTTTAACGTTGATATGGTTAATGGACGCGGTGGCCAAGTTGACGTAAACCTTGGCTTTACTGATACAGGCACACAAGGCACCGCATCTTACAGCCTAATTCAAGCTCTACCCAAGATGGGACCAGTAAACCTTTATCCTCTTGTTGGTTTAGGGGTGGCCTTTGGAGAGTCTTTTGATACAGAGCGTCAGGGAGATCTGCAAGCTCAAAATCGCTGGGACCTACATGGTACTTTTTATGTTGCAGGCCTATACGGAAAGCTTGAAATCACCGACAAAATCTGGCTGAACTACAACCCTATGTACATGGGAGCACTGACGGGGTCAGATGCATTTAAACAATCAGGCATTCAGGGTGATGACACCATGCTTCATCATGAAGCCGCTCTTAGTTACCAGATTAATGACCGCACAAACGTACGCTATTTCGCGAACTGGACAGAGCAGACTAATTACACCAATGGCGACCACCGTATAGAAGTCAACTACCAGTTCTAATCATCCAGTTAATCACTACAGATTGGCATAACTTGCTCAAAAACGATGACAAGCAAGAGGTCCAACTGTACGGAACTCTTCACACGGACGTGTCTTTATAACCATAGATTTAGAAGACGCATATTATGAAAAAATCAGTAATTTCTCTCGCATTGTGTGTTGCGACTGTATTAACTCCCGTATCATTTTCTTTTGCTAGCAATGATACTAATGTACATATTGAAACGGCTTCCATTGCTGAGCAAAGGTTTGAACGTAGAGCTCTGGAAGCAGGTACTTGGTTCATTCCACAAGTTCTTTATGAAACGATTGCCTCTGAAACGATTGCTAAATTTGGAGGTGACCGCAATAGCACAGTGTACTTTTTTGAACGACCTGTGACTTGGCATGCTCAGATGATGACTGGCAACAATAATACGCCGTATGTTCACACTTATCATAGTATTGAAGATGGTCCAGTGGTCATCGAGATACCTGCTGCAACAGAAGATAATGCTTTCTTTGGCACTTTGCTGGACTCTTGGCATAAGCCTTTAATGGACGTTGGCCCGGATGGCGCTGACCAAGGAAAGGGTGGTAAGTACCTGATAGTGCCCAAAGGTTACAAGGGTGATACCGATGGCTACATTGTCGTGGAACAGGAAACTTTCCAAGGCTATGCGACGATACGTTCGATGACAAAAACTACATCTGAAGAAGATATGAAGGGTCATGTCGACTACGTTACAAAAGGCGTAAAAATGTACCCATTGGGTTCAAGCAATACCCAGACAACATTTATAGCAATGGATAATGTCGTTATTGATACACACCTTCAGTGGCAAGAGCACTTTTCAACCTCCTTTTGGGAACGAGCACATCAAGCTTTGCAAAATGAAGTTGTTAAGAGTGATGAGAAAGCCATGTACGGTATGCTACGTCATTTAGGCTTGGAAAAAGGGGAAGCATTCGCACCTAATCAACAGCAGGAAGATATGTTGAATGAAGCACTAGTGAAGCTTCATGCAGAAATGAAAGATAGTTTCACACATTATGCGCCTAAGTTGTGGGGTGATCAATCGCAGTGGACGATTCCTGTTAACAGAGAAATGATGCTAACCGATGCAACCTACACTGCTGATTACTGGCACGATTATGCAGGTCGTGGAACCACATTTGCGTACTACATAGCGCCACCTAAATCTTTGGCGGAATCACGATCGACGACCTATATCAAAGGTATTCTTGATGCTGATGGAAACCCAATGTTTGGTGACTACGATTACACCATTCATGTCCCTGCGGATGTGCCAGCGGAACGTTTTTGGTCATTTCTAACTTACTCAATGGAAACAGGTAGTTTTATCTATGAAGCTGACCGTTTAGGTTGGGCATCCAATGAGCCAGAGATGGCATTCAACCAAGATGGAAGTACTGACATTTACTGGTCTTCAGACTGTGAAAATAGAGGTTACGCTAACTGTATGCCAATTACTAAAGGTGAACAGTTCTTTACTTTATTTAGACTTTACGGCCCTCAAGCTGATTTCTTCAATGGCAACTTTGTATTAGGTGACATTCAACGTATTGATATTAAATAGTCGAAATCTAGTAACAAATTAAAATGACAGGCCATCACTCTTCATGAAGGATGGCTTTTTCGATTTTATAGTAGTTGCAACCGTCCTTGCGAAATGGGGGCAGGCCTTGTCTCTTGCCCTACTTATTCTCATCCACATGTCCGGTATTCGCAAGAAATCGTAACTCAGAATTGTCCAATTGTGATTTACAACACCCGCTTGTTTGACGTTACGCTCTATTGGTGACTTACCTGCGAATGTGCAAGTTCGAGTATGTGATTACTATTTGTGGGTCGGTTTTTTAGGAAATAAGTACCCAAAGTGTCGCTGTAAATTTTGCGTTTGAGCTATGAAGTTCTTATCGAAAGCGAAATAGTGCCTTTAAAGGAAAGAAGTAACAGACTGCATGTGTTGTTTTAGCCTTTGAGCTATGAGGTTCGTATGGAGAGGGGAAACGCTGTTATTAAGAGTAAAGAAGGTCCCAGAGTGCCGCTGTTGATTTTAGCCCTTGAGTTGTGAGGTTCTAATGATGGGGGTAACTAATGACAAATGATAAGAGTAAAGAAGTACCCAGAGTGCCGCTGTTGATTTTAGCCCTTGAACCATGAGGTTCAAGGCGGGTAACAAATCTCATACCGTAGGCTTCTCAGTCGGGCTGAGCATGCTCAATAGTAGAAAAAAATCACCCTAAAGATACAATTATCGGCTCAGGGACATCACCAACTGGCGAACACCCCAGGAAACTAAACTCTTTAATACACTGTAGTAAAACATGCTGCGCAGCGCGAGCGTATTTACTCCAGTTCTTCGCCAGCGGGTTGGCTTTGTTCTAACAAAGCGCGCTCGATGGTGTGTTGCAAATCTTTAATGCGCTGATTCATATTGTCAGCGTAATTTTGGTTTTTAGCTTGCTCGTTATGCAACTCGTAAGAGAGATGCAAACCAACCATAATGGCTAAATGCTCGGTGCTACTTACACTACTTTTTTCTTTTAGTGCTTGTAAGCGTTGCGATAATTCGTCAGCAGCAAGACGAAGTTTGTCTTCTTCACCTTCTGGGCAAGCAACTCTATAGTTCTTACCTAACAATATAATGTCAACGCCCTGAGCCATGATTCGCCTTAGCTAAACCCAATTACTCGAGTGAATATATAGCGCCTCGCAATAACTTGCAACCATTGTAAGGTGGCTGGGGGTTGCTCTGCGGCAATATCGACCAGTTTGCTGTATTGCTAAACAAATCTGCGGAATCAAGCTCATAAAACACAACCTATAGGCTTGAATAAGACGCAATTATTGGCGACCATAACGCTCTTCGTCCATAGCGTGAACGCTTACAATAGCGGTACAACTGCGATTTATAGGTAATAGGAAAGATAACTTAATGGCGCAACCAGGCAGTTTTGCCGATGAACGTCGCAGATTTTATCGCATTGTTTATCCAGTGCGTTTGATTCAGCTACTGATAAAAATGGTCAATACAAAAATAGCCAATGTTGACCCTCGAGGGCGTAAAAAATCGGAAATTAAAGATGCCTATGCGGCGCAATTTATGCCGATGATGCATCTTGGAGACCATGTCTTTCCGGTGCTAGATCTATCAGAAGGCGGCTGTCGAATTCAATGGCGCTCGTCTGCTGAGCCTTTACCTATCAGCCATAAAGCGTTGATTGGCCGAATTATCTTCCATAAAGATCTGAGTCGAATCGTCGAATATCTACCTAAAGATGTTCAAGACGATTTTGCAGACTTAGGCGTTGCCTATAATAGCGAAGGCTACGAACATCAGTTTGAAGCGCGCATCTGTCGAAAAATCGAAAACAAGCGCGACCCTTATCCGCAGCTATGTCTGCAGTTTAATAAAGCCAGCCACATTTCTACGCGGTTTATTCGCCAGCAAGAAGGCATCTTAATTAAATTGTTTCGAGATCAATATATTGAGCGAGTTAGGCTGCGTCGAAAGCAACTTAAAGAAGCTCAAACAAGATAGCTTTTAGCGCTCTTCACCGCCAATAACATGGCTGCGCGGCGCATCAGGTGGTAGGATTAATTGATTAATTATATATAGGTATTTCAAGTGACTAAAATTGTGTATCCAGACTATGAAGATCTGGGCGAATTACTCATCGGTTCAAAAATATTTGTTAGCCCTGCAGAAGTGCATGGCTTGTTGAGCGGCATGTTAGCTGCTGGTTTACCGGCCGACGGTGATTGGTTAAGCCAAATGAATATGCTTATAAACGATGGCCAAGGTTTACCCGTTGATCTCAAAAAACAATTGAAGCCCCTGATGGAAGCTACTCATAGTTCGATGAGCGATAGCTTACTTGGTTTTCAGCTTATGTTGCCAGAGGACGATGTGGCAGTAGAAGAGCGCACTGAAGCGTTAGCTCAATGGGTGCAAAGCTTTTTAGTCGGTTTTGGCGTAGTACAAAGTGACTTATCTAAACTTGCCGAAGATGTGCAAGAGCTAGTAAAAGACTTTACCGAAATTAGCCAATTATCTTCTGACTTAGAAGATGATGAAGAAGAAAACGAACAAGCATTGTTCCAAGTGGTGGAATATGTGCGCATAGGTGCCATCACTATTTTTGCTCACCAAACCGCCAGTGACAGTGATCAACCACCTGCTACATTGCATTAAAAAATAAACGCCAAGGAGTTGCTGTGTTTTTACAACGTCGTCAGCAGTTATTTACTGCCATGTCAGACAACAGTGTTGCGATTTTCTGCGCTAGTGAAGAGCAAGTGCGTAGTCGTGATACCGAATTTCCGTTTCGTCAAGACAGTGACTTTTTCTATTTCTGTGGGTTTAGTGAACCCAAAGCGCTGTTATTACTAATAAAAAAAGCGGGTGAAACTCGCAGCGTATTGTTTAATAGAAGCAAAGATAAACTCGCCGAGATTTGGCAAGGCCGTCGCTTAGGCCAAACGCAGGCTATTGATCAACTAGCGCTAGACAAAGCCTTACCGATTGAAGAATTGAATGAGCATTTACACCTAGAGTTAGAAGGCCTAAGTAAAGTTTACTTAGCGCAAGGGCGCTATCCTGCCTACGATCAGCACATATTTGCGGCCATAGAGCGCTTACGCAATGGTCTACGTTCGGGTTGGCAAGCGCCTACTCAACTAGAAGATTGGCGGCCACTGGTCGATGAAATGCGGTTAATTAAATCAGCCGACGAAGTCGCTTTAATGCGCAAAGCCGGTGAGATTTCTGCCGCTGGGCACTGCCGCGCCATGCGCAGCGCTAAAGTAGGTATGTTTGAATACCAACTAGAGGCGGAGATCCATCATGAATTCTTAATGGCGGGGGCACGCGCTCCGGCATACGGCACCATTGTAGGTGCGGGTGATAATGCTTGTATTTTGCACTACACCGAAAACCAAAGCGTGATGCAAGACGGTGATTTAGTGTTGATTGATGCTGGCGCTGAATACCAAATGTACGCCGGTGACATTACTCGAACCTTCCCGGTGAATGGTAAGTTTAGCCCCGAGCAAGCCAAGTTATATAACGTCGTGCTTGAAGCGCAAATAGCGGCCATTGACATGCTAAAACCCGGCGCGTCTATATATGATGCTAACCAACGAGTGTTAAACATTATGGTTAGCGGCATGGTTGAGCTAGGCATTATGCAAGGTGACGTAGCCACGCTGATTGAAGAAGAAGCCTACAAAGAATACTACATGCATGGGCTAGGGCATTGGATCGGCCTAGATGTACATGATGTCGGTGACTACCACGATGTTAAACGCACGCGCCCGTTGGTTGAAGGCATGGCCATTACCATTGAGCCGGGTTTGTATATTCCGGCAGATGCCGATGTGCCTGCTGCGTATCAAGGCGTGGGTATTCGCATCGAAGACGATGTGGTGATTACCGCCAATGGTTGTGAGGTACTCACCGCTGATGTGCCTAAAACTGTTGCCGATATTGAAGCCTTAATGGCGAGCTAACTGCATGCAAACCGCGCCAAACTCGCAACACTTCGACATGATTATTGTTGGCGCTGGCATGGCCGGCGCCAGCTTAGCCTTGGCGCTGTCAAAGCCCAGCCTTAAAGGCAAAGCCATTCGCATTGCCTTAGTTGAAGCGGCCGAGCTCAACTTTGGCCAGCACCCAGGCTTTGATGGTCGAGCCATTGCCTTATCGGCTGGCTCAGAGCGCTGGCTACGCGAGCAAGATCTTTGGGCTCCTTTAGCGCCTCATGCTTGTGCCATCGAGCACATTCATGTTTCTGATCGTGGCCATTGTGGCAGCACCACCTTAGATGCACATGAATACCAGCTTGATGCCTTGGGCCAAGTGATCGAGCTTGAGCATGCCGGCCGTGAGTTTCACCAGTTATTAGCTCAGCGTGACAACGTTAGTTTGTTCTGCCCTAATAAAGTGGTACACATAGAGCAGCAACAACAGCAGGTCACTATTCAGCTCAACAACCAACAAAGCCTTAGCGCGAGTTTGTTAATCGGTGCCGATGGGGCTGATTCGGTGGTGGGTAAGCAAGGTGGCTTAAGTCAA is a window from the Agarivorans sp. TSD2052 genome containing:
- a CDS encoding LytR/AlgR family response regulator transcription factor → MRAIIVDDEPLLRFHLDKMLAECWPELEIVDKAGDGPSALVAVEQLGAELVFLDIRMPGMSGIEVAQKLNQLAQPPHIVFTTAFDEYAIQAFEQQAIDYLLKPIDEQRLLRTCQRIQQQQTHATVGQDYDLELLVKALDDKPQYLQWIRASKGESVELIAIDCVLAFVAEDKYTTVRSQQGDYVIRTPLKELLGQIQPGQFWQIHRSTLVRVNAIKRVNKNMLGKLTVALVDGSEYPVSRSANHLFKAM
- a CDS encoding sensor histidine kinase, whose amino-acid sequence is MHYIIALGFGTVGTVTSMLINVWFPKLGNFGTFVVSAPITLSIGSAHTWYWISPYYDDFDWSLMLKVVIIGLVFCSAIYYYFFSREHSLEMASALQQAELEKLKAEQALTYSQLQLLQSQIEPHFLFNTLANLKALIAVDPKQAEVLLDKFTELLRVTLKKSRQESIRLEDEVAGISAYLSIQQIRLGERLQFKIDIAQPELNHQQLPPMLLQPLVENAVFHGIEPKTDGGEVNVQIAMQNQRWQIAIVDNGMGFNQAPSQGNGMALANIRKRLASLYPDNASLHITAQANGGTLAKLEFPCEQ
- a CDS encoding LysR family transcriptional regulator — encoded protein: MSKSELSNMDFNALKLLKILGEEKNTKRAAKRLFITQSGVSKALKKLREQINDPLFVREGNHLIATEKCELMLTKLPALINTLDELYNRTNVFDPAQYTGSISIDINAALSRPLMSILFKRLNKEAPNATIILHNWTSDSESKIKQGSVDIGVNFYPLDISKEIIQKNAARSKVLLCCHRSNPLLTIDRPSAYELTRYPFVLTQMPDFNRQQNQLLKVLSGSGHSPHVMVRTDKIDVSIDTTRQIPSLLVINELAKGALTEDLQLIDISHIKGVDTKSIGVLSSYKSIETPYHRWLSQITIECVQQCLASLTL
- a CDS encoding LysR family transcriptional regulator — its product is MKDEDLFKIDLNTLKVLKVLGHEQSTKRAAERLGIGQPAVSKALKKLREQFDDQLFYRTLHGLEPTPKCQTILGLLPKIMDQVKEVFESHSRFDPSSYEGVLSLHINPSLCHPLSMMLIHALHTQAPKASLMLEDWSDTTDQQIKNGAVNLGINFYPLKTVPGLSSKIVCQPSFKFCCRQGHPLTQKDAITVEDVANSPLVLVSMAGYTGSESITESYLKRVGYLPNVLFRSDRLDACADVIRATDAIAPVSEIVHPVVQDQGLALLNLKGFDDVQHNSIAHYVSEQARNTPLLDWLIDAVEAEIKQLIDRYSNTSDQYVYDTLSQIERTSGGRDE
- a CDS encoding DUF1254 domain-containing protein → MKKSVISLALCVATVLTPVSFSFASNDTNVHIETASIAEQRFERRALEAGTWFIPQVLYETIASETIAKFGGDRNSTVYFFERPVTWHAQMMTGNNNTPYVHTYHSIEDGPVVIEIPAATEDNAFFGTLLDSWHKPLMDVGPDGADQGKGGKYLIVPKGYKGDTDGYIVVEQETFQGYATIRSMTKTTSEEDMKGHVDYVTKGVKMYPLGSSNTQTTFIAMDNVVIDTHLQWQEHFSTSFWERAHQALQNEVVKSDEKAMYGMLRHLGLEKGEAFAPNQQQEDMLNEALVKLHAEMKDSFTHYAPKLWGDQSQWTIPVNREMMLTDATYTADYWHDYAGRGTTFAYYIAPPKSLAESRSTTYIKGILDADGNPMFGDYDYTIHVPADVPAERFWSFLTYSMETGSFIYEADRLGWASNEPEMAFNQDGSTDIYWSSDCENRGYANCMPITKGEQFFTLFRLYGPQADFFNGNFVLGDIQRIDIK
- the zapA gene encoding cell division protein ZapA translates to MAQGVDIILLGKNYRVACPEGEEDKLRLAADELSQRLQALKEKSSVSSTEHLAIMVGLHLSYELHNEQAKNQNYADNMNQRIKDLQHTIERALLEQSQPAGEELE
- a CDS encoding UPF0149 family protein, coding for MTKIVYPDYEDLGELLIGSKIFVSPAEVHGLLSGMLAAGLPADGDWLSQMNMLINDGQGLPVDLKKQLKPLMEATHSSMSDSLLGFQLMLPEDDVAVEERTEALAQWVQSFLVGFGVVQSDLSKLAEDVQELVKDFTEISQLSSDLEDDEEENEQALFQVVEYVRIGAITIFAHQTASDSDQPPATLH
- the pepP gene encoding Xaa-Pro aminopeptidase, with amino-acid sequence MFLQRRQQLFTAMSDNSVAIFCASEEQVRSRDTEFPFRQDSDFFYFCGFSEPKALLLLIKKAGETRSVLFNRSKDKLAEIWQGRRLGQTQAIDQLALDKALPIEELNEHLHLELEGLSKVYLAQGRYPAYDQHIFAAIERLRNGLRSGWQAPTQLEDWRPLVDEMRLIKSADEVALMRKAGEISAAGHCRAMRSAKVGMFEYQLEAEIHHEFLMAGARAPAYGTIVGAGDNACILHYTENQSVMQDGDLVLIDAGAEYQMYAGDITRTFPVNGKFSPEQAKLYNVVLEAQIAAIDMLKPGASIYDANQRVLNIMVSGMVELGIMQGDVATLIEEEAYKEYYMHGLGHWIGLDVHDVGDYHDVKRTRPLVEGMAITIEPGLYIPADADVPAAYQGVGIRIEDDVVITANGCEVLTADVPKTVADIEALMAS